The region GATTTTCGCGGCAGTCAAATGTGATGCCCCCCATGTGGTACGCCAGCGAGTCTTGACGCTGGAAAGCCCGGCCAGGGCCAGCAGAGCCAGACCGGAAAATATCAGGAAACCGTACTGGTAGTTGCCGGTCAGTTGCTTGGCATAACCCAGACTCGATGCCAGATAGAACCCGCCGATGCCGCCTGCCATGCCGACCAGTCCGGTCATTACGCCGATTTCCTTGTGGAAACGTTGCGGCACAAGCTGGAACACCGCGCCGTTGCCCATGCCGAGTGCTAGCATCGCTGCGATAAAAACCACGAGTGCCATCCATGCCTGCGGCAATCCCACGCTCACGATCGCCAGAAAGACGGCCGCCAACAAATACATGGTGGTCAAGGAGCGAATGCCGCCGATCCTGTCGGCCACCATGCCGCCGATCGGGCGAACCATGGATCCCGCGAATACGCAGGCCGCGGTGAAGTAACCCGCAATCACGGGACTTAATCCATACTGTGAATTGAAATAGATCGTCAACGATGCAGCCAGTCCCACAAATCCGCCGAACGTCACGCTATAGAAGAACATGAACCACCAGGCATCTTTATCTTTCAGCGTAGCGAAATAATCCCCGACCGATTTCGCCGGCGGACAGTTCGGACTGTTTTTTGCCATGGCCAAGTAAACGAAAAACACGACCGTCAATGGTATTGCGGCCATGCCAAGCACATTCTGCCACCCGTAATATGTTGCCAACAGCGGGGCAAACAAGGCAGCCAATACGGTGCCTGAATTCCCGGCCCCGGCGATGCCAAGCGCGGTGCCCTGATGTTCAGGAGGATACCAGCGCGAAGCCAGAGGCAAAGCTACCGCGAACGACGCGCCTGCAACGCCCAGCATCACACCCAGCACCAGTACTTGTTGGAAGTCATGTACCCCCAGGAACCATGCAATCGCCAGCGCCGCAATCACGATTACTTGGCCGATGGCTCCGGCCAGCTTGGGTTTGAGGTGATCCACCAGCATGCCCAAGACAATGCGCAACAACGCTCCCGACAATACCGGTGTCGCCACCATAAGGCCTTTTTGTGCCGCCGAGAGTCCGAGGTCGTTGGCGATTTGAACACCCAGCGGGCCGAGTATTACCCACACCATGAAACTCAAATCAAAATACAAGAATGCCGCAAACAATGTCGGCCTGTGTCCTGCCTGCCAAAATCCTGATGCCATTTCGATTCTCCTTGATAACATTACGCGTAAATTCCAGGTCCATCGACCAAGCCCTGCGCGATGGTCGAATCAAACACCACACCGTTCCTGAAAGAGATAAAAGCTGTAACAAAGCGGCAAATGAAAAAGGCGTCCAACTGCGCGGTTGCGCAGTGGGACGCCTTTGTCCATTTGAACTTTAGTCAGATCGTCATTGATCCGGTTATAGGATTACGCAGCAATACTTGTGCCAAGGACCGGCATTGAGATCCGCACCCAATAGATTCAGGGGGATTCGTAATGATCAGGATTGCTTATTCAGATCTGGCGCTACTCGGGCCGCAATCTTTTGGTGCGTTTCCCCGGTTCTGTGCACGCTAATGAGGATTTCAGCTGAGATTTGCGCGGGACCGCTCATCCCGCCCTCACCTTGAAGCTGGCTGCATATTTCCCGGGGTCTTTGCCATCCCATACTGTTCCATCTATCAGCTTTGAAGTACGCAGGACATCCCCGGGGACCGGCACTTTGACTTGCGCCGCGGCCTGCATATACAGCCCGATCTTGTTGATCTGTTTGGCGACCGCCAGATAATCCGGATCTTCCTTGAGCAGGCCCCAGCGCCTGTGCTGCGTGAGGAACCACATGCCATCGGACAGATAGGGGAAGTTGACCGCACCTTCGTTATGGAATTTCATGTAATTCGGGTCGTCCCATTTCTTGCCGAGACCGTCCTCGTAGTGACCTTCCATACGTTGATTGATAATATCGACCGGGCAGTTGATATAGGACTTGTCGGCGATGATCTCCGCGACTGTCCGGCGGTTGGCCATGACATCTATGTACCTGGAGGCCTCCAGCACGGCCATGATCAAAGCCCGCGCGGTGTTTGGATATTGATGGGCAAACTCCGCGGTGGTGCCCAGGACTTTTTCCGGATGGTCTTTCCAGATATCCTGGCTCGTCGCCACCGAAAATCCGATCTTGTCGGCGATGGCGCGGTTATTCCAGGGTTCGCCGACACAGAATCCATCCATGTTGCCGACCCGCATGTTGGCCACCATTTGCGGCGGCGGCACGACGATATTCTTTACATCCCTGAACGGGTCGATGCCGTAATTGGCCAGCCAGTAGTAAAGCCACATGGCGTGTGTCCCAGTCGGAAAGGTCTGCGCAAAGGTATAGTCGCGCTTATCCGTACCGATGAGCATCTTCAGCGATTCCCCCGTGGTCACGCCTTTGTCTCGCAGCCTGTTGGAAAGCGTGATGCCCTGGCCGTTGTTGTTGATGCTCATCAACACCGCCATGTCCTTCTTGAGTCCGCCTATGCCAAGGTGCACGCCGTACACCAGTCCGTACAGCACTTGGGCGGCGTGCAGTTCGCCGCTGACCAGCTTGTCGCGCACCGCCGCCCACGACGCCTCTTTGGAAAGAGCGATCTTGATGCCGTATTTCTCGTCGAATTTCATCACCGAGGCGATCACCACCGACGCACAATCGGTGAGCGGAATAAAACCGATTTTGACTTCATTCAATTCGGGCGCATCCGAGCCGGCAATCCATGCGGATGACCGCGTTCCCATCGGCTCCTCGCCCGTGACTCCCGCTGCATCTGAATCCGCTCCCGATTCTTTCGCCAATTCCTGCCGGCCTGTCTTTTCGGGAACATGCACATTCGATGCAACTGTCATGTCATTTCCGCCAATTACCTTCTTTGTCCAGTCCATCACCCACCTCTATATTTGAATCCATGGCCCGAAAACGATAAAGGCATCCAACTTTGCCACCCGTAGCGGGACGCCTTTGCCCTTGATCGCCGATTCTCCGAACCACCGTCGACTTCTTGATATCCCACTCCTCGCA is a window of Sideroxydans sp. CL21 DNA encoding:
- a CDS encoding nitrate/nitrite transporter produces the protein MASGFWQAGHRPTLFAAFLYFDLSFMVWVILGPLGVQIANDLGLSAAQKGLMVATPVLSGALLRIVLGMLVDHLKPKLAGAIGQVIVIAALAIAWFLGVHDFQQVLVLGVMLGVAGASFAVALPLASRWYPPEHQGTALGIAGAGNSGTVLAALFAPLLATYYGWQNVLGMAAIPLTVVFFVYLAMAKNSPNCPPAKSVGDYFATLKDKDAWWFMFFYSVTFGGFVGLAASLTIYFNSQYGLSPVIAGYFTAACVFAGSMVRPIGGMVADRIGGIRSLTTMYLLAAVFLAIVSVGLPQAWMALVVFIAAMLALGMGNGAVFQLVPQRFHKEIGVMTGLVGMAGGIGGFYLASSLGYAKQLTGNYQYGFLIFSGLALLALAGLSSVKTRWRTTWGASHLTAAKI
- a CDS encoding CmpA/NrtA family ABC transporter substrate-binding protein; its protein translation is MTVASNVHVPEKTGRQELAKESGADSDAAGVTGEEPMGTRSSAWIAGSDAPELNEVKIGFIPLTDCASVVIASVMKFDEKYGIKIALSKEASWAAVRDKLVSGELHAAQVLYGLVYGVHLGIGGLKKDMAVLMSINNNGQGITLSNRLRDKGVTTGESLKMLIGTDKRDYTFAQTFPTGTHAMWLYYWLANYGIDPFRDVKNIVVPPPQMVANMRVGNMDGFCVGEPWNNRAIADKIGFSVATSQDIWKDHPEKVLGTTAEFAHQYPNTARALIMAVLEASRYIDVMANRRTVAEIIADKSYINCPVDIINQRMEGHYEDGLGKKWDDPNYMKFHNEGAVNFPYLSDGMWFLTQHRRWGLLKEDPDYLAVAKQINKIGLYMQAAAQVKVPVPGDVLRTSKLIDGTVWDGKDPGKYAASFKVRAG